A genomic region of Pseudoalteromonas piscicida contains the following coding sequences:
- a CDS encoding GspH/FimT family pseudopilin, with protein sequence MIAGNRHLGFTLLELLIAMAILAILASIAAPSFIKQIQQDRLTTHANQLQAVYRLARSEAVRREQQVSLVVEDSDWVVKTNENGQLTEVGRFSIKHSSIEVALADQVVRESGEVLATNNILITDNITDTQDYRLCVLVSGQSWLAEAEQNCS encoded by the coding sequence ATGATTGCTGGCAATAGACATTTAGGGTTTACCTTGCTTGAGCTGCTTATTGCCATGGCAATACTTGCAATTTTAGCTTCGATAGCTGCGCCAAGTTTTATAAAGCAAATTCAGCAAGACAGACTTACGACACATGCTAATCAACTGCAGGCGGTATATCGCTTGGCCCGCAGTGAAGCGGTTCGACGTGAGCAACAGGTATCACTGGTCGTTGAGGACAGTGACTGGGTTGTGAAAACCAATGAGAATGGTCAATTGACCGAAGTGGGGCGGTTTTCTATTAAGCATAGCTCGATAGAAGTGGCACTTGCTGACCAAGTTGTGCGTGAAAGTGGCGAAGTGCTGGCAACAAACAATATATTGATCACCGACAACATTACCGATACCCAGGATTATCGTTTATGTGTGCTGGTCAGTGGTCAAAGTTGGTTAGCTGAGGCGGAACAAAATTGCAGTTAA
- a CDS encoding prepilin-type N-terminal cleavage/methylation domain-containing protein, which produces MQLSKGFSLIEVVVSMLVAGLMLLGLAATQLKSLQFASNSFQYTMALIHGQNAIERIWPLLCELQHNNNDMTLANPLIQQLHPADSRFTLALPATYSNNMQLTVSWEDKRVKKLAENQISLTTSYPNVEDTCSPPPGGGLMKQINGYTLLELMVAMVVGLVLVMGIATSYTSIKETVTTSQQLATSQEIVRYTNRVMMRSIKQTQEIPTVTATDITVRQLAGVPACDGSVPTVDYTERYFLQDGYLVCDRGTGDINLLKGVTGLAFAIDASGQLITVTIQGSSFPTQYGTGIQMNFYAGLGS; this is translated from the coding sequence TTGCAGTTAAGTAAGGGGTTTTCTCTCATTGAGGTCGTGGTGTCGATGTTGGTGGCTGGGCTAATGTTGCTTGGTCTTGCTGCTACGCAGCTTAAGTCATTACAGTTTGCCTCCAATAGCTTTCAATACACGATGGCGTTAATTCATGGTCAAAATGCAATTGAGAGGATATGGCCCTTGTTATGTGAATTACAACATAACAACAATGATATGACACTCGCTAATCCACTTATTCAACAGCTGCATCCTGCGGATAGTCGCTTTACGTTAGCGCTGCCTGCGACCTATAGCAATAACATGCAGCTTACGGTGAGTTGGGAAGATAAGCGGGTAAAAAAGCTCGCTGAAAACCAAATCTCTTTGACTACCAGTTACCCAAATGTTGAGGATACTTGCTCTCCACCACCTGGGGGGGGGCTCATGAAACAGATAAATGGGTATACCTTACTGGAACTTATGGTTGCTATGGTTGTTGGGTTGGTATTGGTTATGGGGATTGCAACGTCATACACATCGATAAAAGAAACGGTGACGACAAGCCAACAGCTGGCAACATCGCAAGAGATTGTTCGCTATACCAATCGAGTGATGATGCGCAGCATCAAGCAAACTCAGGAAATCCCTACTGTGACGGCGACCGATATTACGGTCCGGCAATTGGCTGGGGTGCCCGCTTGTGATGGCAGTGTCCCCACGGTTGACTACACTGAGCGCTATTTTTTACAAGATGGGTATTTAGTGTGCGATCGCGGCACTGGCGATATCAATCTTTTGAAAGGGGTAACTGGACTCGCGTTTGCAATCGATGCCAGTGGTCAGTTAATTACAGTCACAATACAAGGTAGTAGTTTTCCGACACAATACGGTACAGGCATACAGATGAATTTTTACGCTGGATTAGGTAGCTAA